The DNA segment TATCTTAATGCATTTGAAAATAATGCAAAAGATGGTGTTGATTACACTACAGTTCATTGTGGAATAACAAAAGATATTGCAAAAAGAATTCTCAAAGTTCAAAGATATGGTGGAGTTGTAAGTAAAGGTGGAACTATTACTGCTGCATGGATGTTAAAACATGACAAAGAAAATCCATACATAACTCATTATGACTATATGATGGAGATTGCCAAAAAATATGATGTGACATTCAGTCTTGGTGATGCACTAAGACCAGGCTCAATTTTAGATTCTCATGATGAATTACAAGTTCAAGAAATGATTAACATATCTCGATTAACCAAGCGTGCACATGAACATGATATTCAAGTTATGGTTGAAGGACCTGGGCATGTTCCATTAAATGAAGTTGCTGCAAATGTTAGATTGGCAAAATCATTGATTGGTGATGTTCCATATTATGTTCTTGGTCCATTGGTAACTGATGTGGCCTCTGGACATGATCACATTGCAAGTGCAATCGGCGCTGCAGTTTCTGCAAGTGAGGGTGTGGATCTCTTGTGTTATTTGACTCCCTCTGAACACTTAGCATTACCCAATGCTGAAGAAGTAAAGGCTGGATTAATTGCATATAGAATTGCAGCTCATGCAGGTGATCTTGTAAAGATTCGTGATAAAGTAATAAAATGGGATATGGAAATGACTGAAGCCAGACGAACTTTAGACTGGGAAAAACAACTTGCATTATCCATTGATCCTGAAGAAGCAGCTAAAATTCATAGTAGAACTGGACAGCATCCAGGTAATAACGTGCCATGTACAATGTGTGGTGGCGCTTGTGTGTATATGATGTTGCCACAACAGAAAAAATATGATAAAGAAAATGAAAACTTACAACAAATTGAATAGAACTTTTTGAAGACTGGGTACAGTTTCATAATTTTCCAAGTCCTCTACGTTTATCCACCTAAAATCTGAATTTTCCCAATTTAGCTTGATTGTTGGGTTTTTTGACTCAAACAAAAATGGAAATATTTCCCATTCGTGATTTTTGTATTGAGGTGAATGAATTTTCATTTCTTCTGTGGTTTTGATTAGTGTTATTTTATCTTCGGTTATTCCGACCTCTTCAAAAATTTCAATTTTTGCTCGTTTAAGAGGCTCTTCATTA comes from the Candidatus Nitrosopumilus sediminis genome and includes:
- the thiC gene encoding phosphomethylpyrimidine synthase ThiC, producing MATQMTSARRGVATDEMKQVAKDEDVSLDWLIPKIAKGSIIIPSNNVRPQKIHNVGIGKGLKTKVNVNIGTSTLNVNIEEEIEKAKVAIKYHADTIMDLSDGGDVKKIRQTLLDVAPITFGTVPIYEAYNYGVEVHKNPLNLTEDDYLNAFENNAKDGVDYTTVHCGITKDIAKRILKVQRYGGVVSKGGTITAAWMLKHDKENPYITHYDYMMEIAKKYDVTFSLGDALRPGSILDSHDELQVQEMINISRLTKRAHEHDIQVMVEGPGHVPLNEVAANVRLAKSLIGDVPYYVLGPLVTDVASGHDHIASAIGAAVSASEGVDLLCYLTPSEHLALPNAEEVKAGLIAYRIAAHAGDLVKIRDKVIKWDMEMTEARRTLDWEKQLALSIDPEEAAKIHSRTGQHPGNNVPCTMCGGACVYMMLPQQKKYDKENENLQQIE
- a CDS encoding NUDIX domain-containing protein — encoded protein: MRSTKIVTSFIRNDDKLLILKRSDKVKSMKGLWAGISGIIENNEEPLKRAKIEIFEEVGITEDKITLIKTTEEMKIHSPQYKNHEWEIFPFLFESKNPTIKLNWENSDFRWINVEDLENYETVPSLQKVLFNLL